One Cellulomonas sp. Y8 DNA segment encodes these proteins:
- a CDS encoding AAA family ATPase: MSVEAATIDLMSRSVGRAPFVARDEEVAALLAAVERAGAGEPGLVLLGADAGVGKTRLLTHTARLATARGATVVISHCVDLGEIGLPYLPFADALHQVVDADCPGVADVVAARPALRRLLPSGAAGSADPVRTGADEQAERLQLFDGVAAALAAAGSPERPLVLVLEDLHWADSSSRDLLRFLVARLRAEPVLLVGSYRADDLHRRHPLRPVLAELGRHPRVERIDLPPFTPDELRAFTTGLAGQPLPEAALRRIQRRSEGNAYFAEELTEARGTGADLPGTLADVLRARLESLDPDVQRLVRAASAAGRRVAEPLLRAVVAGTSDDPARHAAFDAALRDAVAHHVLVGEDRRIAFRHALLAEAVYADLLPGEQVALHRDYLLASAADPALATPAERAHHALLSHDNRLALLASRDAAREAGRVLAPAEELRHLETVLRLWPGVPTAAEDLGEERVDVLLAAAAAGGRAGLGDRAVAMAREAVAAVDRPASGAGDDAGARRVAALRTTLARHLLGAERVDEALRETDRALEALADLDGTPDAARAWALATHARAALNSDLDDQAEVSAAAAVDEARAAGAVDAEADALISLAVLVVDDRDRAADLLTVALHRARDAGDTTTELRCTYNLAANRYYAGRLDEAAATTAAGLELAARSGLTWSAYGVELRLFAEIVRYARGDLTPPAPTADPGPPRAASAVDGVQMYAAVARGDADAADRGLSLLHGQHDDTMITLIAGGCAVDALTWAGRLDEAVALAHELIDEISRVWSDYFLGGIWLSALGIAALADQAAADRLAGRDPGPRLDLGARLLNRAVVTADRGRPRGGQLGPEGRAWLARAHAEHARLLGVADPDAWAAAVAEFDYGYRYELARTRWRLAEALLGAGDRAAAGDAAAAALPEARAIGAAPLVTAVTDLARRGRLDVPGVVAGGTDVLTGRESEVLALAAEGLSNRQIGERLYISGKTVSVHMSRVLDKLGAGGRAEAVAIAHRRGLLGV; the protein is encoded by the coding sequence GTGTCGGTGGAGGCTGCCACCATCGACCTCATGAGCCGGTCGGTGGGACGCGCGCCCTTCGTCGCCCGCGACGAGGAGGTCGCGGCGCTGCTCGCGGCCGTCGAGCGGGCGGGGGCCGGCGAGCCGGGCCTGGTGCTGCTCGGCGCGGACGCGGGCGTCGGCAAGACCCGGCTGCTCACGCACACCGCCCGGCTCGCGACGGCCCGCGGCGCCACCGTCGTGATCAGCCACTGCGTCGACCTGGGCGAGATCGGCCTGCCGTACCTGCCGTTCGCGGACGCGCTGCACCAGGTCGTCGACGCGGACTGCCCCGGCGTCGCCGACGTCGTCGCCGCCCGCCCGGCGCTGCGCAGGCTGCTGCCGTCGGGCGCCGCGGGCTCGGCGGACCCGGTCCGCACGGGCGCCGACGAGCAGGCCGAGCGCCTGCAGCTGTTCGACGGCGTGGCCGCGGCGCTCGCCGCCGCGGGCTCGCCCGAGCGACCGCTCGTCCTGGTGCTCGAGGACCTGCACTGGGCCGACTCGTCCAGCCGCGACCTGCTGCGGTTCCTGGTGGCGCGGCTGCGCGCGGAGCCGGTGCTGCTCGTCGGCTCCTACCGCGCGGACGACCTGCACCGCCGGCACCCGCTGCGGCCGGTGCTGGCCGAGCTGGGCCGGCACCCGCGGGTCGAGCGGATCGACCTGCCGCCGTTCACCCCGGACGAGCTGCGCGCCTTCACCACGGGGCTCGCGGGGCAGCCCCTGCCCGAGGCCGCGCTGCGCCGCATCCAGCGCCGGTCGGAGGGCAACGCCTACTTCGCCGAGGAGCTGACCGAGGCGCGCGGCACCGGCGCCGACCTCCCGGGCACGCTCGCCGACGTGCTCCGGGCCCGGCTCGAGTCGCTCGACCCGGACGTGCAGCGCCTGGTGCGCGCGGCGTCCGCCGCGGGCCGCCGGGTGGCCGAGCCGCTGCTGCGGGCGGTCGTCGCGGGCACCTCCGACGACCCGGCCCGGCACGCGGCGTTCGACGCGGCGCTGCGGGACGCGGTCGCCCACCACGTGCTGGTCGGCGAGGACCGCCGGATCGCGTTCCGGCACGCGCTGCTGGCGGAGGCGGTGTACGCCGACCTGCTCCCCGGCGAGCAGGTCGCGCTGCACCGGGACTACCTGCTGGCGTCGGCGGCGGACCCGGCGCTGGCCACCCCCGCGGAGCGCGCGCACCACGCGCTGCTCTCCCACGACAACCGGCTCGCCCTGCTCGCGTCCCGGGACGCGGCGCGCGAGGCCGGCCGGGTGCTGGCGCCGGCGGAGGAGCTGCGGCACCTCGAGACCGTGCTCCGGCTGTGGCCGGGCGTGCCCACCGCCGCCGAGGACCTCGGGGAGGAGCGGGTCGACGTGCTGCTCGCGGCCGCGGCGGCCGGCGGGCGGGCCGGGCTCGGGGACCGCGCGGTGGCGATGGCGCGCGAGGCCGTCGCGGCGGTCGACCGCCCAGCGAGCGGCGCGGGCGACGACGCCGGGGCACGCCGGGTCGCGGCGCTGCGCACCACGCTGGCCCGGCACCTCCTCGGGGCCGAGCGGGTCGACGAGGCGCTGCGCGAGACCGACCGCGCGCTCGAGGCGCTCGCCGACCTCGACGGCACCCCCGACGCGGCGCGGGCGTGGGCCCTCGCGACGCACGCCCGCGCGGCGCTCAACTCCGACCTGGACGACCAGGCCGAGGTCTCGGCCGCGGCCGCGGTGGACGAGGCGCGCGCCGCGGGCGCCGTGGACGCCGAGGCCGACGCGCTCATCTCGCTGGCCGTGCTCGTCGTCGACGACCGGGACCGCGCCGCCGACCTGCTCACCGTGGCCCTGCACCGCGCGCGGGACGCCGGCGACACCACCACCGAGCTGCGCTGCACCTACAACCTCGCCGCGAACCGGTACTACGCGGGCCGGCTGGACGAGGCGGCCGCGACCACCGCGGCCGGGCTGGAGCTCGCCGCGCGGTCCGGCCTGACCTGGAGCGCGTACGGCGTCGAGCTGCGGCTGTTCGCCGAGATCGTCCGGTACGCGCGCGGCGACCTCACGCCGCCGGCGCCCACCGCCGACCCCGGCCCGCCGCGCGCCGCGTCCGCCGTCGACGGGGTCCAGATGTACGCGGCCGTCGCGCGGGGCGACGCGGACGCGGCCGACCGCGGGCTGTCCCTGCTGCACGGCCAGCACGACGACACGATGATCACGCTCATCGCGGGCGGCTGCGCCGTCGACGCCCTCACCTGGGCCGGGCGCCTGGACGAGGCCGTGGCCCTCGCGCACGAGCTCATCGACGAGATCAGCCGCGTGTGGTCCGACTACTTCCTCGGCGGCATCTGGCTGTCGGCGCTCGGCATCGCCGCGCTCGCCGACCAGGCCGCCGCCGACCGGCTCGCGGGCCGGGACCCCGGGCCGCGGCTCGACCTCGGCGCGCGGCTGCTGAACCGCGCGGTCGTCACCGCCGACCGTGGCCGGCCGCGCGGCGGGCAGCTCGGGCCGGAGGGGCGCGCGTGGCTGGCGCGGGCGCACGCCGAGCACGCCCGGCTGCTCGGCGTCGCGGACCCGGACGCGTGGGCCGCCGCCGTCGCCGAGTTCGACTACGGCTACCGGTACGAGCTGGCGCGCACCCGGTGGCGGCTCGCGGAGGCGCTGCTCGGCGCCGGCGACCGCGCCGCGGCGGGCGACGCGGCCGCGGCGGCCCTCCCGGAGGCGCGGGCCATCGGCGCCGCTCCCCTGGTCACCGCCGTCACCGACCTCGCGCGCCGCGGTCGGCTCGACGTCCCGGGCGTCGTCGCCGGGGGCACCGACGTCCTCACGGGCCGGGAGTCCGAGGTGCTGGCGCTCGCCGCCGAGGGCCTGAGCAACCGCCAGATCGGCGAGCGGCTCTACATCAGCGGCAAGACCGTCTCCGTCCACATGTCCCGGGTGCTGGACAAGCTGGGCGCCGGCGGACGGGCCGAGGCGGTCGCGATCGCGCACCGCCGGGGGCTGCTCGGCGTCTGA
- a CDS encoding alpha/beta fold hydrolase has product MSTPENQPHPIVLVHGTRTSSKIWDDQVRALTEGGHPTIAIDLPGHGSRAHERLTFEGGLDAIDAAVRACAEPPLLVGLSLGGYMSLAYAARHEDRLAGVVLAGCSTDLKGKPLGAYRRASRRVVGALGLGGGTWHVVTDMLSALHGYTPVQDLRRLALPVWLVNGARDPLRFGARRYLGAHPGARQWVVPNAGHDVNSHAPVAFNRILLHVLRDLAQRVPFAAPRLG; this is encoded by the coding sequence ATGTCCACCCCTGAGAACCAGCCGCACCCCATCGTGCTCGTGCACGGCACCCGCACCTCGTCGAAGATCTGGGACGACCAGGTCCGCGCGCTCACCGAGGGCGGCCACCCGACGATCGCGATCGACCTGCCCGGCCACGGCAGCCGCGCGCACGAGCGCCTGACGTTCGAGGGCGGTCTCGACGCCATCGACGCCGCCGTGCGCGCCTGCGCCGAGCCGCCCCTCCTGGTCGGCCTGTCGCTCGGCGGGTACATGTCGCTCGCCTACGCGGCGCGGCACGAGGACCGGCTCGCGGGCGTCGTGCTCGCGGGCTGCTCGACCGACCTGAAGGGCAAGCCGCTGGGCGCCTACCGCCGCGCGTCCCGCCGGGTGGTCGGCGCGCTCGGCCTCGGCGGCGGCACCTGGCACGTGGTCACGGACATGCTCAGCGCGCTGCACGGCTACACGCCGGTGCAGGACCTGCGCCGGCTCGCGCTGCCGGTGTGGCTCGTCAACGGCGCGCGGGACCCCCTGCGGTTCGGCGCTCGGCGCTACCTCGGGGCGCACCCGGGCGCGCGGCAGTGGGTGGTGCCGAACGCCGGGCACGACGTGAACAGCCACGCGCCGGTCGCGTTCAACCGGATCCTGCTGCACGTGCTGCGCGACCTGGCGCAGCGCGTCCCGTTCGCCGCCCCGCGCCTGGGCTGA